A stretch of the Aspergillus puulaauensis MK2 DNA, chromosome 6, nearly complete sequence genome encodes the following:
- a CDS encoding uncharacterized protein (COG:E;~EggNog:ENOG410PKT4;~InterPro:IPR002293;~PFAM:PF00324,PF13520;~TransMembrane:10 (i80-102o114-137i158-185o205-221i228-249o314-336i417-437o443-465i486-505o517-536i);~go_component: GO:0016020 - membrane [Evidence IEA];~go_function: GO:0022857 - transmembrane transporter activity [Evidence IEA];~go_process: GO:0055085 - transmembrane transport [Evidence IEA]) — translation MSLDGTNNPTAKQAPKDELDPTSHRVDTETGGKPFDTLYTPPPADSRQLISLDVVQPSTTHVSLANLGIEQELEKTIGPLGIISVGYNICNSWVGLAATLIVSLESGGSVTVVYGILVVLFALGCSAASMAELSSVYPTAGGPYHWASILAPKKYHRVISYACAAFNIYGWLSICVGVTVQIGTFVNGMRVFYNPSLDLPVWHNFLYYQATNIVILLYNIFALRKTQWVHSLGAVFSLSAFVAVFVTSLSRAESYSSSSFVWTYYPGHDWTWNSRGLVFLTGMANPNFMYAGIDGAIHLAEECTDATKTVPKALFSSVVIGFVTAFPFVIAMLYCLTDIDKVMEDLTGVPIYEIWYQATRSREAATVFVTCLLMVALFALNACQEVASRLTWAFARDNALVGSKLFGHIDKRLQVPVWALAGNALIIFIIGCIQLGSSTAFEAFVGSGMLLQQCSFAIPVALLLWHKRSEQVLARNRNVRLGPFGWLANIVTVLFAILVTIMYCFPVRLPVTGGNMNYTSAVVGVMAIFAVINWFIHANRSFQGPRLQGGFLH, via the exons ATGTCTTTAGACGGAACAAATAACCCCACGGCCAAACAAGCGCCGAAAGACGAGCTAGACCCAACGTCACACA GGGTTGACACAGAGACAGGAGGTAAGCCTTTCGATACCTTATACACGCCGCCCCCAGCAGACAGCAGACAGCTCATATCCCTAGACGTCGTCCAACCCTCCACGACACATGTCAGTCTTGCCAACCTTGGCATCGAACAGGAGTTGGAGAAAACAATTGGCCCCTTGGGCATTATCTCGGTTGGATACAATATCTGTAACAGCTGGGTCGGGCTGGCGGCTACCTTGATCGTCAGCTTGGAGTCGGGTGGCAGCGTGACGGTTGTATATGGTATTCTTGTTGTCCTGTTCGCACTTGGATGCTCTGCTGCAAGCATGGCCGAGCTATCCAGTGTGTATCCCACGGCAGGGGGTCCGTACCATTGGGCTTCCATCCTCGCTCCAAAGAAATACCATCGAGTCATA AGCTACGCGTGCGCTGCCTTCAACATTTATGGCTGGCTGTCCATCTGTGTCGGCGTCACTGTGCAGATTGGAACCTTTGTCAATGGAATGCGCGTGTTCTATAATCCAAGTCTTGACCTTCCTGTCTGGCACAACTTCCTATACTATCAGGCCACGAACATTGTTATTCTACTTTACAATATCTTCGCTCTCCGCAAAACACAATGGGTACATAGTCTTGGAG CGGTGTTTTCGTTATCCGCATTCGTCGCTGTCTTCGTCACCAGCCTGTCCCGCGCAGAGAGCTACAGCTCAAGCTCATTTGTTTGGACATACTACCCCGGCCACGACTGGACCTGGAACTCCCGCGGGCTGGTGTTCTTGACCGGCATGGCGAACCCGAATTTCATGTATGCCGGGATTGATGGGGCCATTCATTTAGCAGAAGAATGCACAGATGCCACCAAGACCGTTCCCAAAGCTTTGTTTAGCTCCGTTGTGATTGGCTTTGTCACTGCCTTTCCCTTTGTCATTGCCATGCTTTATTGTCTGACGGATATTGACAAAGTAATGGAGGATCTGACGGG AGTCCCAATATACGAGATATGGTATCAAGCGACGAGATCCCGCGAAGCAGCAACCGTCTTCGTGACATGCCTTCTCATGGTAGCTCTGTTCGCATTGAACGCATGCCAGGAGGTCGCCTCACGCTTAACCTGGGCCTTCGCACGCGACAACGCACTCGTCGGATCCAAGCTCTTCGGCCATATCGACAAACGGCTCCAAGTGCCCGTCTGGGCCCTCGCCGGTAATGCTTTGATTATCTTTATCATTGGCTGTATCCAGCTGGGCTCGTCGACTGCATTCGAGGCATTCGTGGGAAGCGGAATGCTCCTCCAGCAGTGCAGTTTTGCAATTCCGGTTGCCCTGCTCCTGTGGCACAAACGGTCAGAACAGGTATTGGCGAGAAATAGAAATGTTCGTCTAGGACCGTTTGGATGGTTGGCCAACATTGTGACGGTGTTGTTTGCAATCTTGGTCACGATCATGTATTGCTTTCCTGTCCGGCTTCCTGTGACAGGCGGGAACATGA ACTACAcctctgctgttgttggggtcATGGCCATCTTCGCGGTGATTAACTGGTTTATCCACGCGAACCGCAGCTTCCAGGGGCCCCGACTGCAGGGCGGGTTCCTGCATTGA
- a CDS encoding saccharopine dehydrogenase family protein (COG:S;~EggNog:ENOG410PHFU;~InterPro:IPR036291,IPR005097;~PFAM:PF03435;~TransMembrane:1 (o282-304i);~go_function: GO:0016491 - oxidoreductase activity [Evidence IEA];~go_process: GO:0055114 - oxidation-reduction process [Evidence IEA]), which produces MSTEREYDLILLGATGYTGKLTAQYISKSLPPNLKWAIAGRNKQKLEELGQSLAALCPSRQSVDTLVIKLNESELDSLAKRTRLVISTVGPFQLYGSGTFAACARNGTHYLDCTGEAPWLKDMIDQHDIVAKANGSIMIPCCGFDCVPSDLLTWVAVKHIRSNFGTHAGRLDLCIHSIQGGISGGTLESVIQAFELYSIRHLYNIHAPFSLSPKRPTPKVPPKHTSLWTKVFGLLRIKQLGWMAYQPQAMVDRAIVHRSWGLLEPTTASYGHDFDWHAWFRIWGPVLAVLWHLSGLMLAPWILLRPVRKLLPKLWYQPGSGAGEEQIKNNWFEIRGVAETDTSTQLKSRALVRMRYESDPYIFTAVALGEAARILLWQQDTWAHKFGGGVLTPAMLGDRYVSQLRGAGVIIEAQNEGVSSHGNDPFRNK; this is translated from the exons ATGTCTACAGAGCGTGAATACGATTTAATTCTACTAGGAGCGACTGGCTACACGGGTAAACTCACTGCCCAGTATATATCAAAATCGCTTCCTCCTAATCTGAAGTGGGCAATTGCTGGAAGAAACAAGCAAAAGCTTGAGGAACTTGGCCAGTCTCTCGCGGCCCTATGTCCATCTAGGCAATCAGTTG ATACCCTCGTTATAAAGCTCAATGAAAGTGAGCTTGACTCTTTGGCAAAAAGGACACGACTAGTCATATCGACCGTGGGGCCTTTTCAACTTTATGGCTCTGGTACATTCGCCGCCTGTGCCAGAAATGGCACGCACTATCTGGACTG TACTGGGGAAGCTCCGTGGTTAAAGGACATGATTGACCAGCACGATATAGTTGCAAAGGCGAACGGCAGCATT ATGATCCCATGCTGTGGCTTTGACTGTGTCCCGTCCGATCTCTTGACCTGGGTTGCCGTTAAACATATTCGATCCAATTTCGGCACACATGCAGGGCGTCTAGATCTTTGTATTCATAGCATCCAGGGCGGAATAAGTGGCGGGACACTGGAATCGGTTATACAGGCCTTTGAGTTATACAGCATTCGCCATCTGTATAATATACACGCccccttttctctttctccgaAGCGTCCTACTCCGAAAGTGCCGCCCAAACATACAAGCCTTTGGACCAAAGTCTTTGGACTACTCAGGATCAAGCAGCTCGGTTGGATGGCCTATCAGCCACAGGCCATGGTTGATCGAGCAATTGTCCACAGATCCTGGGGCCTACTAGAGCCCACTACCGCTTCATATGGCCATGACTTTGATTGGCATGCGTGGTTCAGAATTTGGGGGCCTGTGCTCGCGGTCTTGTGGCATCTTTCAGGGTTGATGTTGGCACCGTGGATCCTTTTACGCCCTGTGCGAAAGCTTCTCCCGAAACTTTGGTATCAGCCTGGAAGTGGTGCAGGTGAAGAACAAATCAAGAATAACTGGTTTGAGATTCGCGGTGTCGCCGAGACAGACACCTCGACGCAACTAAAGTCTAGGGCATTAGTTCGCATGCGCTACGAGAGTGACCCATATATATTCACAGCAGTTGCCCTAGGAGAGGCAGCACGTATTCTTCTTTGGCAGCAAGATACTTGGGCGCACAAGTTTGGTGGTGGGGTACTAACTCCTGCTATGCTGGGGGATCGCTATGTATCCCAACTGCGCGGTGCTGGTGTTATCATTGAAGCTCAAAATGAAGGCGTCAGCTCTCACGGAAATGATCCGTTCAGGAATAAATGA
- a CDS encoding MDR family NADP-dependent oxidoreductase (COG:C;~EggNog:ENOG410PGVS;~InterPro:IPR041694,IPR013149,IPR036291,IPR011032, IPR020843;~PFAM:PF00107,PF13602,PF16884;~go_function: GO:0016491 - oxidoreductase activity [Evidence IEA];~go_process: GO:0055114 - oxidation-reduction process [Evidence IEA]): protein MSTSNRALVFKSVPRGLPVPGKDLTIEPVAQPDLNTAPENGILVKSLYASFDPYMRGRMRPVERKSYSPPYQPNAPIDSFGIGKVLKSNTPVYQEGRIIIGELPIQEYVSLDETSIQRVRPLESPLGLEDVRAFLGPLGMPGLTAYSSFYEIGKPKKNETIFISAASGAVGQIVGQLAKREGLKIIESVGSNEKLDYIMNELGFDGGFNYKREKPRDALSRLAPQGIDIYYENVGGEHLEAALDALNNFGRIVACGMISDFSGVPYPVKNLHHVITKRLAMRGFIVADPEFNQAYSMEHQQNLQKWIKEGSIKCLFHETVGVENAAEGLVGIFQGKNKGKALLKF from the coding sequence ATGTCCACTTCCAACAGAGCACTTGTCTTCAAGAGCGTTCCTCGCGGCCTGCCAGTCCCCGGAAAAGACCTGACCATTGAACCTGTCGCCCAACCCGACCTCAACACCGCCCCTGAGAACGGAATCTTGGTGAAGTCACTCTACGCGAGCTTCGATCCATACATGCGTGGTCGCATGCGCCCAGTCGAACGAAAGTCATACTCGCCGCCATATCAACCCAACGCACCAATTGACAGTTTCGGTATTGGAAAGGTTCTGAAGTCCAACACCCCTGTATACCAGGAGGGACGGATCATTATCGGCGAACTGCCCATCCAAGAGTATGTTTCACTGGATGAGACTTCTATTCAGAGAGTTCGTCCCCTTGAGAGCCCATTAGGACTAGAGGATGTCCGCGCGTTCCTAGGCCCGCTGGGAATGCCCGGGCTAACGGCGTACTCGTCCTTCTACGAAATCGGGAAGCCGAAGAAAAACGAGACGATTTTCATTTCTGCTGCTAGTGGCGCTGTGGGTCAGATCGTGGGACAACTGGCGAAGCGCGAGGGACTGAAAATCATTGAGAGTGTGGGCTCCAATGAGAAGCTGGACTATATCATGAACGAGCTTGGTTTTGACGGCGGCTTCAATTACAAGCGCGAGAAGCCGCGCGACGCTCTTTCACGCCTGGCACCGCAGGGTATCGATATTTACTATGAGAATGTTGGTGGTGAGCACCTAGAGGCCGCCCTCGATGCATTGAATAATTTTGGGCGCATTGTTGCCTGTGGCATGATATCGGATTTTAGTGGTGTCCCTTATCCTGTCAAGAATCTGCACCATGTTATCACGAAGCGTCTGGCCATGCGAGGTTTTATTGTCGCAGACCCGGAATTTAACCAAGCATATTCCATGGAGCATCAGCAGAATTTGCAGAAATGGATAAAGGAAGGCTCGATTAAATGTCTGTTTCATGAGACTGTGGGTGTTGAGAACGCTGCGGAGGGACTGGTCGGCATTTTCCAGGGGAAGAACAAGGGGAAGGCCTTGTTGAAATTTTGA
- a CDS encoding uncharacterized protein (COG:V;~EggNog:ENOG410PKPU;~InterPro:IPR001509,IPR036291;~PFAM:PF07993,PF01073,PF16363,PF13460,PF08659, PF01370;~go_function: GO:0003824 - catalytic activity [Evidence IEA]), translating to MSDNIFLVTGASGFIASHVVQQLLETGHQVHATVRSTKNKTKVKHLLDMQEQWPGKLTLFEADLLKAGSFEAPMKGCSVVYHIASPFFIENKIRNGQKEVVEPALKGTQHVLDAAQKCESVQRVVLTSSVAAIFGDNADVLDMEQKTLSAEYFNTTSSVQYNSYPYSKVVAEKEAWRLYEAQPQPRRWSLVTINPGLVLGPSLSSTSESGSLSLLDQLLRGQLFLGVPDMWFAIVDVRDVAAAHIRAAETPDSHGRYILADRTTHSFVELASILRSITGSSRIPTHSLPNFMVRMSGPLLGLSQKWLRLNLGIPFDIDNRPSLDQLKIVYRPLEETLADHYQSWKTSQR from the coding sequence ATGTCAGACAATATATTTCTTGTGACCGGCGCGAGCGGGTTTATCGCAAGCCATGTTGTTCAGCAACTACTCGAGACAGGCCACCAGGTCCACGCCACCGTCCGCAGCACCAAGAATAAGACGAAGGTCAAGCACCTCCTGGATATGCAGGAGCAATGGCCTGGCAAACTAACTTTGTTTGAGGCCGATTTACTCAAGGCGGGCTCGTTTGAAGCTCCAATGAAAGGCTGCTCGGTGGTATATCATATTGCTTCGCCCTTCTTTATTGAGAACAAAATCCGGAATGGCCAGAAAGAGGTTGTTGAGCCAGCCCTCAAGGGCACACAACATGTCCTCGACGCGGCTCAAAAGTGCGAATCTGTCCAGCGTGTTGTCTTGACCTCATCTGTCGCAGCCATCTTCGGCGACAATGCGGACGTGCTCGACATGGAGCAGAAGACGCTCTCCGCAGAGTATTTCAACACAACAAGCTCGGTCCAATACAACTCCTATCCTTATTCGAAGGTGGTCGCTGAGAAAGAGGCCTGGAGGCTGTATGAAgcacagccacagccacgACGGTGGAGCCTGGTCACTATCAACCCAGGACTGGTCCTTGGCCCATCGCTATCTTCAACGTCTGAGTCCGGCAGCCTCTCGTTACTAGACCAGCTCCTGCGCGGGCAACTGTTCCTAGGGGTACCGGATATGTGGTTCGCCATTGTCGACGTACGAGATGTTGCAGCAGCCCACATTCGAGCAGCCGAAACTCCAGATTCCCACGGTCGCTACATCCTGGCAGATCGGACTACACATAGCTTTGTGGAACTTGCGTCTATATTGCGGTCCATCACTGGTTCCTCTCGAATTCCCACGCATTCGCTTCCGAACTTCATGGTGCGGATGTCCGGACCATTGCTGGGTCTAAGTCAGAAATGGTTGAGACTTAACCTGGGGATTCCTTTTGATATCGATAATCGCCCAAGCCTGGATCAGTTGAAAATTGTCTATCGGCCTTTGGAGGAGACGTTGGCTGACCACTATCAGTCCTGGAAAACCAGTCAGAGATAG
- a CDS encoding uncharacterized protein (COG:S;~EggNog:ENOG410PU0X;~TransMembrane:3 (n9-20c25/26o49-66i78-96o102-120i)), which translates to MPDPTLLKAAGYGSLIVSLMHAASGRRFQRIREFQNLPSVAYTFSMSGWYQGSGYLILAGLLNFQWAQNPGLLNQPLGRAIAALLSAIAWASSGWYLWRGLISNGVIIAAAGLFQAWAALR; encoded by the exons ATGCCAGACCCTACTCTTCTTAAGGCTGCCGGCTATGGCTCCTTGATTGTATCCCTGATGCACGCG GCCTCTGGAAGGAGGTTCCAGCGGATTCGTGAATTCCAGAACCTCCCAAGCGTCGCGTACACATTTAGCATGAGTGGATGGTATCAGGGCAGTGGCTACCTGATCCTGGCTG GCCTGCTAAATTTCCAGTGGGCGCAAAATCCAGGTCTGTTAAATCAGCCACTTGGCCGTGCTATAGCTGCTTTACTCTCGGCCATTGCTTGGGCAAGCTCTGGCTGGTACTTGTGGAGGGGCCTTATAAGTAATGGGGTGATTATAGCGGCTGCTGGTTTGTTTCAAGCATGGGCGGCACTGCGGTAG
- a CDS encoding alpha/beta fold hydrolase (COG:S;~EggNog:ENOG410PTDM;~InterPro:IPR000073,IPR029058,IPR000639;~MEROPS:MER0026339;~PFAM:PF12146,PF00561,PF12697;~go_function: GO:0003824 - catalytic activity [Evidence IEA]) — translation MPHLKLRDGAELFYKDWGNPQGAIVTFSHGWPLSSDNWENQMVYLADHGYRVIAHDRRGHGRSTQTWDGNNMDTFVDDLEELFAHLGVKDAVMVGHSHGGGEVTHYLGKHGTGRFKKAVLVGAVPPLMVKTSANSEGTAKSVFDSFRQAMLKDRAQFFLDVPSGPFFGFNRPGAQKSEGQIRSWWQQGMNTSFKSAYDSIRDFSETDFTEDLKRINIPTLVLHGDDDQVVPIEAAGLKSAKLLPQGKLKIYKGGSHAIHNININEVNQDLLDFIQS, via the coding sequence ATGCCACATCTGAAGCTTCGAGATGGAGCGGAGCTCTTTTACAAGGACTGGGGCAACCCTCAAGGCGCCATTGTCACTTTTTCCCACGGTTGGCCCTTGAGTAGTGACAACTGGGAAAATCAAATGGTTTATCTTGCTGATCACGGATACCGTGTTATCGCCCATGATAGGCGTGGCCATGGGAGATCTACTCAGACCTGGGACGGAAACAACATGGACACATTTGTTGACGACCTCGAGGAGCTTTTTGCACATCTAGGGGTAAAAGACGCAGTGATGGTTGGACACTCccatggaggaggagaggtcaCTCATTACCTTGGAAAGCACGGCACAGGTCGTTTTAAAAAGGCTGTCCTTGTCGGTGCTGTACCTCCTCTGATGGTGAAAACTAGTGCAAACTCGGAGGGGACAGCCAAGTCAGTTTTTGATTCTTTCCGACAAGCCATGCTTAAAGATCGGGCGCAATTCTTTCTGGATGTCCCCAGCGGACCATTCTTCGGTTTCAACCGACCTGGTGCACAGAAAAGTGAAGGCCAAATTCGTAGCTGGTGGCAGCAGGGAATGAACACCAGTTTCAAATCAGCCTATGACTCGATCAGGGATTTCTCGGAAACAGATTTTACGGAAGATCTCAAACGGATCAATATCCCCACATTAGTTCTtcatggggatgatgatCAAGTCGTTCCCATTGAGGCGGCCGGACTGAAGTCCGCAAAGCTTTTACCTCAAGGCAAGCTGAAGATCTATAAAGGGGGTTCCCACGCTATTCACAACATCAATATTAACGAAGTCAACCAAGATCTGCTTGACTTTATCCAGTCCTGA
- a CDS encoding uncharacterized protein (COG:P;~EggNog:ENOG410PFFN;~InterPro:IPR036188) has product MKLHRLHIFLLAENGFRMFPMTARAASLRQKRRREVEKYMRDAAPAKYHDILIPDFEIGCKRLIFDDGYLKSLHSDNFNLTTAKILEIFLEGVRTSEGVILADVIVLASGFKTNQLMPFMDIVGRDGSLNDHWKRYDGPEAYNCSAMSGFPNFFMLLGPNAGTGHTSALMAAENSVNYALRVLKPVFEKQADAVELSQTAEDEYSHTVQDALQKRVWSAGCQSVTCLP; this is encoded by the exons ATGAAGCTTCATCGATTGCATATTTTCTTGCTGGCTGAGAACGGCTTCCGAATGTTTCCAATGACAGCTCGCGCTGCAAGTCTGCGGCAGAAACGCAGAAGGGAGGTCGAGAAGTACATGAGAGACGCAGCACCAGCCAAGTATCACGACATCCTGATTCCGGACTTCGAGATAGGATGCAAG CGACTAATTTTTGATGACGGATATCTCAAATCCCTTCACAGTGACAACTTCAATCTCACAACAGCCAAGATTCTTGAGATTTTTCTAGAAGGTGTGAGAACTTCCGAGGGAGTCATACTTGCCGATGTCATTGTTTTAGCATCTGGATTCAAGACAAATCAACTCATGCCCTTCATGGACATCGTGGGCCGCGATGGAAGCCTTAATGACCACTGGAAAAGATATGATGGACCTGAAGCCTACAACTGCTCTGCTATGAGTGGATTCCCGAACTTCTTCATGTTGCTTGGACCCAACGCAGGGACTGGTCATACTTCGGCGTTGATGGCTGCAGAAAA TTCCGTTAACTACGCACTTCGTGTCCTTAAACCAGTCTTTGAGAAACAAGCAGATGCCGTCGAGCTCTCACAGACAGCGGAAGACGAGTATTCTCACACGGTGCAAGATGCCTTGCAAAAGCGAGTGTGGAGTGCTGGTTGTCAATCAGTAACCTGTCTTCCATAG
- a CDS encoding uncharacterized protein (COG:S;~EggNog:ENOG410Q05F;~InterPro:IPR012337,IPR008906;~PFAM:PF05699;~go_function: GO:0046983 - protein dimerization activity [Evidence IEA]), which yields MTDADLIFEDSQLFLPPQHDELTRYLESATVRASPRIFWKEHEHEFPVLASLARDIMSILVTGAGVERLFNSARDICHYRRGSLQPKIIQDIMLWMCTTRFDLQEQKQLILQEHLSYQEIAAVTEANETKDESFGLISDTEEDDILPQDHESLIQSSIIMLDCEGLEAIGHDKEIEEEDDDDDTGKLPLPDTQQRISSRKRKRLKLLDGYILGS from the exons ATGACAGATGCAGACTTAATATTTGAAGACTCGCAGCTATTCCTACCGCCGCAACATGATGAGCTTACAAGATATCTTGAAAGTG CAACTGTACGAGCTTCGCCTCGGATCTTCTGGAAAGAGCATGAACATGAGTTTCCTGTACTTGCAAGCCTTGCGCGGGATATCATGTCTATTCTAGTAACAGGAGCAGGTGTCGAACGCCTTTTTAACTCTGCCCGGGATATCTGCCATTATCGACGAGGCTCGCTACAGCCGAAGATAATCCAGGACATTATGCTATGGATGTGTACAACAAGATTTGACCTTCAAGAGCAGAAGCAATTAATACTACAAGAGCATCTCTCATATCAGGAGATTGCAGCCGTGACTGAAGCTAATGAAACCAAGGATGAATCCTTTGGTCTGATTAGTGAtactgaggaggatgatataCTGCCTCAGGATCATGAGTCACTTATACAGtctagtataataatgcTTGATTGTGAAGGTCTCGAGGCTATAGGTCATGATAAGGagattgaggaagaagatgatgatgatgatactGGTAAACTTCCTTTACCTGATACCCAGCAGCGGATATCTAGTAGGAAGCGTAAGCGTTTAAAGCTGCTTGATGGCTATATACTAGGGTCTTAG
- a CDS encoding C2H2-type zinc finger protein (COG:K;~EggNog:ENOG410PSQP;~InterPro:IPR036236,IPR013087;~PFAM:PF00096) codes for MAGFITPQSLPPSQFTPMVPLQWCTEYMITPGAAKPHTVTPPGLAYSLGAGSGVSTPMGRLDSKSLSHFGESQHAQLYTGPFPQPRHAVWRKQAPKPNLRLGYQSPIIKATEYKCPKPGCHGRFKRQEHVTRHMKSHLNEKPYVCWVPGCHRAFSRSDNLGAHFKTHSKQTCRNRYVSTLDETSPDYDPDFRGQLTADGRPVYEFKLEEKRIAEHGHLD; via the coding sequence ATGGCGGGCTTCATTACGCCGCAATCCCTTCCACCATCTCAATTTACCCCTATGGTGCCACTCCAGtggtgtacggagtatatgaTTACTCCTGGGGCAGCGAAACCACACACCGTAACCCCTCCGGGACTGGCTTACTCCCTTGGAGCAGGATCCGGTGTCTCTACTCCGATGGGCCGTCTTGATAGCAAATCCTTAAGCCATTTCGGTGAGTCCCAACATGCTCAGCTGTACACGGGACCCTTTCCTCAACCCCGCCATGCGGTCTGGAGGAAACAGGCCCCCAAACCGAACTTGAGGTTGGGATATCAATCGCCAATAATCAAGGCAACGGAATACAAATGCCCGAAGCCCGGTTGCCATGGACGCTTCAAACGACAAGAGCATGTAACGAGACATATGAAGAGCCACCTGAATGAAAAGCCCTACGTGTGCTGGGTCCCCGGCTGCCACCGTGCTTTCTCAAGAAGTGATAACCTCGGTGCGCATTTCAAGACTCACAGCAAACAAACCTGTCGCAATCGATATGTTTCTACCCTGGATGAAACCAGTCCCGACTATGATCCAGATTTTCGGGGCCAGTTAACCGCCGATGGACGTCCCGTTTACGAGTTCAAGCTGGAAGAAAAGCGCATTGCTGAGCATGGACACTTGGATTAG